DNA from Rhinatrema bivittatum chromosome 16, aRhiBiv1.1, whole genome shotgun sequence:
CAGGAATGGTCAAACATCTTCCTTTGTGAACTGGCTCACTTGGCAGCTCTGTATGTAACTCATTTACGTGATGCCCCATGTGCTGTGTTCCTTGCATAGCCTGTTTCCTTTCCTCTTTCATAGACCGTGCTGATTGCAGTGGACAGAGCTTACTGAAGAGTTTCCTGGTGGCTGCAGCACATGGGTGAGCATGTATAGTCCCTTTCCCAGAACATCCTGGGGCACTGCAGTACTACCTCTGATTTGATGATGAGCAGGACAGCACCATCACAACTTGTATTGTACTGGCAGATTATTTCCCCAGTGTTCCAAGACATAAAAATCTGTTCATTTTTTGCCACGTCTCAGACTGGCTTATATTCTCCCTGATGCGAGATTCAAGGATTTTGTTGGTGGTGGGTTGAGCATGGGTGAGGGAGCCTTTTTTTAGGGTTGCCATCTGGTTCTCCGTATGTTCAGAACTGACAGACCCAGTCTTGGATTTATCTGCCTGCAAGCAGAGAGATGGAGTTCTGAGTTGCCCTGGGAAAGCAGAGGACTAGCTCTCCCTGCATGCTATCAGATAAAACCAAGATTAAAAACCAAACCCAATTCTGGAGATTGCCTTAGTTGAGTCTGGTGAGAGAGagtgtttcctgggctggcagaaGCTCCCCGGTTAGACCTATGGCTCCTCCTGCAGAAACACCTTTCTCTCTTTCTAGGGGTGACTCTATCCATGTTCTGAACTTTGATGTTCCTGAAGATGAGTTCCATGCGGGTTTCGATCCACAGGTGGCAGCCCGGTGCGTTTTCTTTccatttgtactttttttttttaaatctctgtatCTGTAATGGCCCCTTTGGGTACTTTACCATCAAGCCCTGGGTGAACCCTTAGTTCAGCTAGGGAAGTATAGGTTAGGAAGTGGagaggttaccattcaaatgcagcccctccttttGAGGGAGCTGGAACAGCGGACCCCCTGGGAAGGTTTTTTGAAGCAGCTCTCCATAGAGCGTGGGTgggcagtccctttaggtttgtTTGAAGTTGGAAGGTAGCAGGAGCTTTTTTCTGTGTTGGATTTTCAGGCTCATCCTGCCTGGGGATTCTGCTCAGGGTCGGGAGGATATTCCCTCTCACTGGCTGGGCTGATTTTTCCAGTTTTACACTTTTTCCATGGTACGAGCCCTGTGAGGACCTGGGGGCACAGGGAGCCCTGGATCTGAGGTGCCCCtggtagggaagacctgcctctccacgatgacacctagatccttttcctgagtggtgactcctaatgtggaaccttgcattgtgtagctataatttgggttgcgcTTCCCTAAGTTCATCACTTtactcttgtccacattaaatttgattttccattggcattcccagtctcccagttttgcaagggcctcttgcaatttctcacaatcctctgaCTGATCTCCCATGACCTCTCACACCTTGTCTCCATACCCCTCCCTTATCCCGTTTCCCCTGACCTCTCACCTGCTGTTCCCATCAGGCTGAAGTTTCATGACGGCTTCTGGGATCCCTTGAACTGGAATGGGGAAGCTGAGCTCCCAGCCTCACCGTTCACACTGCAGGAACTGCAGGCGCGCATTGGAGCGGATGCTGGGCCGGTCACCTTGGTGCTGGCTTCCCTGAGCTGGGTCCTGCTGCACAGCCCGGTGACTGCTGTCTGTCACACGTTCCAGCACTTTCAGAGGCATGCCAAGAGCACAGGTCTGTTGTTCCGTTTGCTGCTCTACCCTCCATGGGCACCATCCCTGGCTTCTCGCTTTCTTGTGTGCTGCACCCGGCCTGGGGTCCTCCTTCCACCCCTCATTGCTTTCTCTAAGGCCTCAGTTCTaattcccagctctgtcactgagtcTCTGTGACCAtgagagtcactttatctccatgTACCTCAGTTTATCTGCCAAAAAAGGGCCACGCTGTTCTGCACCCCAGGGATGGCTGCATGCCTGTCTGTGAAGCATTATTTTATAAAGGTTCATGGTTCGGGGTGTCTGTGTGTTCTGGAAAAATCTCTGGAATGTCAACCAGGTGAAACCCATGATCTGCTGCTCCTGTCTCTGTTTCTTTGTTAAACCTTCAGCCCTGCAGAGAGTTTTGTCTGATGTTCACTGTGACTCTTCTCTTAATCCTTCTGGTCCCCTTGCCAGGCCTGAATGTGCAACGGATCATCGGCTTGCTCCACGGGGACCTACACGAGCCAGCCATTGTGGCCAGCATTTGCTGCCTGGCCGGCACCGTCATCACAGTGTCCCCGGCCCCCTCCAGCGAGGCTCAGGCTGTGGCC
Protein-coding regions in this window:
- the ELP5 gene encoding elongator complex protein 5 isoform X4, with translation MPELLGCLQQDRADCSGQSLLKSFLVAAAHGLKFHDGFWDPLNWNGEAELPASPFTLQELQARIGADAGPVTLVLASLSWVLLHSPVTAVCHTFQHFQRHAKSTGLNVQRIIGLLHGDLHEPAIVASICCLAGTVITVSPAPSSEAQAVALILQRRKSRKVVRVSECFTILECFVLKSLGQHQPLLEPAGDEEVKPAAEADPAANLTFNLRLSEEERSAKESLLLPYHLSAEVKSSLLQSHAGVAKVYYEPDAADDLDEEDPDDDLDV
- the ELP5 gene encoding elongator complex protein 5 isoform X2, which encodes MPELLGCLQQDRADCSGQSLLKSFLVAAAHGGDSIHVLNFDVPEDEFHAGFDPQVAARLKFHDGFWDPLNWNGEAELPASPFTLQELQARIGADAGPVTLVLASLSWVLLHSPVTAVCHTFQHFQRHAKSTGLNVQRIIGLLHGDLHEPAIVASICCLAGTVITVSPAPSSEAQAVALILQRRKSRKVVRVSECFTILECFVLKSLGQHQPLLEPAGDEEVKPAAEADPAANLTFNLRLSEEERSAKESLLLPYHLSAEVKSSLLQSHAGVAKVYYEPDAADDLDEEDPDDDLDV
- the ELP5 gene encoding elongator complex protein 5 isoform X3, translating into MLEEMLNSGGNLIIVDRADCSGQSLLKSFLVAAAHGLKFHDGFWDPLNWNGEAELPASPFTLQELQARIGADAGPVTLVLASLSWVLLHSPVTAVCHTFQHFQRHAKSTGLNVQRIIGLLHGDLHEPAIVASICCLAGTVITVSPAPSSEAQAVALILQRRKSRKVVRVSECFTILECFVLKSLGQHQPLLEPAGDEEVKPAAEADPAANLTFNLRLSEEERSAKESLLLPYHLSAEVKSSLLQSHAGVAKVYYEPDAADDLDEEDPDDDLDV
- the ELP5 gene encoding elongator complex protein 5 isoform X1, with the translated sequence MLEEMLNSGGNLIIVDRADCSGQSLLKSFLVAAAHGGDSIHVLNFDVPEDEFHAGFDPQVAARLKFHDGFWDPLNWNGEAELPASPFTLQELQARIGADAGPVTLVLASLSWVLLHSPVTAVCHTFQHFQRHAKSTGLNVQRIIGLLHGDLHEPAIVASICCLAGTVITVSPAPSSEAQAVALILQRRKSRKVVRVSECFTILECFVLKSLGQHQPLLEPAGDEEVKPAAEADPAANLTFNLRLSEEERSAKESLLLPYHLSAEVKSSLLQSHAGVAKVYYEPDAADDLDEEDPDDDLDV